In Ruminococcaceae bacterium BL-4, one DNA window encodes the following:
- a CDS encoding Ammonium transporter → MDGNTTAIFSAVNTTWVLVGAALVFFMQAGFAMVETGFTRAKNAGNIIMKNMMDFCIGTPIYWLLGFGIMFGGIAASGDVNPILGWFDPMIASNSYSLPAGVDKWSFVIFQTVFCATAATIVSGAMAERTKFISYCIYSACISAFIYPISGHWIWGGGWLAQLGFHDFAGSTAVHMVGGVCALIGAKILGPRIGKYDKDGKPKAILGHSLTLGALGCFILWFCWFGFNGASTVGMLSADGNTLSADPAVSAGHIFMTTNLAAAVATCTVMIITWVRYKKPDISMTLNGCLAGLVAITAGCDLVDPFGAAMIGLIAGFVVVFGIEFIDKKLKIDDPVGAVGVHCLCGASGTILTGLFATKKGLLYGGGAEFLGIQLLGVISVAIFVSITITIVFQILNHTIGLRCSKEEELRGLDITEHGIASSYADFMPIAPTVLDGISNGDFSVDTAFNSSVEHAVSVTHIPAPKISSRPGAKMTKVTIIFNEEKVEDMKNAMNRLGVMGMTFTKVMGCGTQKGHAEFYRGVRIEDVALHPKVQLDIVVSAVPVDTVIETAKKTLYTGHIGDGKIFVYDVENVVKVRTGETGYDALQGD, encoded by the coding sequence ATGGATGGTAATACAACTGCAATTTTTTCTGCTGTAAACACCACCTGGGTACTTGTCGGAGCGGCACTGGTCTTCTTTATGCAAGCTGGATTTGCAATGGTTGAAACCGGCTTTACCCGTGCAAAAAATGCCGGCAACATCATCATGAAAAACATGATGGATTTTTGTATCGGCACCCCAATTTACTGGCTTTTAGGCTTTGGAATTATGTTTGGCGGAATTGCCGCCAGCGGAGATGTCAATCCAATTCTGGGATGGTTTGATCCCATGATCGCCTCAAATTCCTATTCTCTACCCGCCGGAGTAGACAAATGGTCTTTTGTAATCTTTCAAACCGTGTTTTGTGCAACTGCTGCAACAATTGTTTCCGGTGCTATGGCAGAACGAACCAAATTTATTTCGTACTGCATTTATTCTGCCTGTATCAGCGCTTTCATTTACCCCATTTCCGGGCACTGGATCTGGGGCGGCGGCTGGCTTGCGCAACTCGGATTTCATGATTTTGCCGGTTCCACTGCTGTTCACATGGTTGGTGGCGTTTGTGCTCTAATCGGCGCAAAAATTCTTGGACCTCGTATCGGTAAATACGACAAAGATGGAAAACCAAAAGCAATTCTTGGCCACAGTCTGACCCTCGGTGCTCTTGGCTGCTTTATTCTTTGGTTCTGCTGGTTCGGATTTAACGGTGCTTCCACAGTAGGGATGCTCAGTGCTGACGGCAATACGCTTTCTGCCGACCCAGCAGTTTCTGCCGGCCATATCTTTATGACAACAAATTTGGCTGCCGCCGTCGCTACCTGCACTGTTATGATCATTACCTGGGTCCGTTATAAAAAGCCTGATATTTCGATGACACTAAACGGCTGCCTAGCCGGTTTAGTTGCAATCACCGCAGGCTGTGATTTAGTCGATCCTTTTGGCGCTGCTATGATCGGTCTGATTGCGGGATTTGTGGTGGTTTTTGGTATTGAATTTATTGACAAAAAGCTAAAGATTGATGATCCGGTCGGCGCAGTTGGCGTCCATTGTCTGTGCGGTGCAAGCGGTACTATCCTCACTGGCCTTTTCGCAACGAAAAAAGGACTGCTTTATGGCGGCGGCGCAGAATTTTTGGGCATCCAGCTCCTCGGCGTAATTTCTGTAGCAATTTTCGTTTCTATCACGATTACCATTGTGTTCCAAATCCTGAACCATACCATTGGATTGCGCTGCAGCAAAGAAGAAGAGCTCCGTGGTCTCGATATCACCGAGCACGGCATTGCTTCTTCTTATGCAGACTTTATGCCAATTGCTCCAACCGTGCTGGATGGAATCAGCAATGGGGACTTTTCTGTTGATACCGCCTTCAACTCTTCTGTCGAGCATGCCGTCTCTGTAACGCATATTCCTGCTCCCAAAATTTCCAGCAGACCGGGAGCTAAAATGACAAAAGTCACAATCATTTTTAATGAAGAAAAAGTAGAAGACATGAAAAATGCGATGAACCGTCTTGGCGTGATGGGCATGACCTTTACAAAAGTTATGGGATGTGGTACACAAAAAGGCCATGCAGAATTTTACCGCGGTGTAAGAATTGAGGATGTCGCTCTCCATCCAAAGGTACAGCTTGATATCGTCGTTTCTGCAGTTCCGGTAGACACAGTAATCGAAACTGCCAAAAAGACACTCTATACAGGCCACATCGGTGACGGCAAGATCTTTGTTTACGACGTTGAAAATGTCGTAAAGGTTCGTACCGGAGAAACCGGATATGATGCTTTACAGGGCGACTAA
- the glnA gene encoding Glutamine synthetase, whose amino-acid sequence MSTKCIPELFGKLVFNDTIMKARLPHTTYKALRKTIEDGKPLDLSIADPVANAMKDWAVENGCTHFTHWFQPMTGITAEKHDSFISPEATGKVVMEFSGKELVRGEPDASSFPSGGLRATFEARGYTAWDPTSCAFIKGNTLCIPTIFCSYTGEALDKKTPLLRSTEALNKQAMRILKLFGNEDVTSTKTTVGPEQEYFLVDRDMYNQREDMVLTGRTLFGAMPPRGQEMEDHYFGAIKPRVAAFMNDLNEELWKLGILAKTEHNEVAPSQHEMAPIFTDTNTATDHNQLTMEIMKKVAEKHNLYCLLHEKPFDGVNGSGKHNNWSMSTNTGVNLLEPGDSPMENAQFLLFLTAVIKAVDEYQDLLRISVATPGNDHRLGANEAPPAVVSMFLGDELTEILESIESGKPYNPKNKESMEVGVTVLPHFPKDSTDRNRTSPFAFTGNKFEFRMLGSSLSVSGPNVVLNTAVAEELEEFADVLENASDFKKSLHKLIKAVIKEHKRIIFNGDGYNDAWLEEAKKRGLLNLPTTMDALPYFVADKNIKLFTKHKVLTETEIHSRYEILVENYSKTLKIEALTMMDMTSKQILPAVSAYTDSISLSAMHKKAVNSALKCKMESSLLEKLSDLTDKAYEELSALSDAVKKADTKKTNKACSDAYCKEVLPAMTSLRESVDKLETLTSKKYWPFPTYSDLLFYPD is encoded by the coding sequence ATGTCAACAAAATGTATTCCCGAATTATTTGGAAAATTGGTGTTCAACGATACCATTATGAAAGCACGTTTGCCCCATACCACTTATAAGGCTTTGCGGAAAACGATTGAAGACGGCAAGCCATTGGATCTCTCCATTGCTGATCCGGTTGCCAATGCAATGAAAGACTGGGCGGTAGAAAATGGCTGTACCCATTTTACACACTGGTTCCAGCCGATGACCGGCATCACTGCCGAAAAGCACGATAGCTTTATCAGCCCAGAGGCAACCGGAAAAGTTGTCATGGAATTCTCCGGAAAAGAACTGGTCCGTGGCGAGCCAGATGCAAGTTCCTTCCCTTCCGGTGGTCTGCGCGCAACTTTTGAAGCTCGCGGCTATACGGCATGGGATCCTACCAGCTGTGCCTTTATCAAAGGCAATACCCTCTGCATTCCTACCATTTTCTGCAGCTACACGGGAGAAGCACTGGATAAAAAAACCCCACTGCTGCGTTCTACCGAAGCTCTCAACAAGCAGGCAATGCGTATTTTGAAGCTCTTTGGAAACGAAGACGTTACAAGCACTAAAACGACCGTCGGCCCCGAACAGGAGTATTTTCTGGTCGATCGTGACATGTATAATCAGCGGGAAGATATGGTCTTAACCGGACGTACCCTTTTTGGTGCAATGCCTCCCCGTGGCCAGGAGATGGAAGATCACTATTTCGGCGCAATCAAACCTCGGGTCGCTGCTTTTATGAACGATTTAAACGAAGAGCTGTGGAAACTCGGCATTCTCGCGAAAACAGAGCATAATGAAGTAGCCCCGTCACAGCACGAGATGGCTCCTATCTTCACAGATACCAACACAGCAACGGATCACAATCAGCTGACAATGGAAATCATGAAAAAAGTCGCAGAAAAGCATAATCTTTACTGCCTGCTTCATGAAAAACCGTTCGACGGCGTGAATGGTTCCGGTAAACACAATAACTGGTCTATGTCCACCAATACTGGCGTCAACCTTTTGGAGCCCGGCGATTCTCCTATGGAAAACGCACAGTTCCTGCTCTTCCTTACTGCAGTTATTAAAGCAGTAGATGAATATCAGGATCTTCTGAGAATTTCCGTTGCAACTCCTGGCAATGATCACCGTTTAGGTGCGAACGAAGCACCACCGGCTGTTGTCTCCATGTTCCTCGGAGATGAGCTGACAGAAATTCTGGAAAGCATTGAATCCGGCAAGCCGTACAATCCTAAAAATAAAGAAAGCATGGAAGTTGGCGTTACAGTCCTCCCGCATTTTCCAAAGGACTCTACCGACCGAAACCGTACTTCTCCATTTGCCTTTACCGGCAATAAATTTGAATTCCGTATGCTGGGTTCTTCCCTCTCTGTCTCTGGTCCAAACGTTGTTCTGAACACTGCAGTTGCTGAAGAACTGGAAGAATTTGCAGATGTTTTGGAAAATGCCTCTGACTTCAAAAAATCCTTGCACAAATTGATCAAAGCCGTCATTAAAGAGCACAAACGTATTATCTTTAACGGGGACGGCTACAACGATGCTTGGCTGGAAGAAGCCAAAAAACGCGGACTGCTCAATCTGCCTACAACAATGGATGCGCTCCCGTATTTTGTTGCCGACAAGAACATTAAGCTCTTTACAAAGCATAAAGTCTTAACTGAAACAGAAATTCATTCTCGTTATGAAATTCTCGTTGAAAACTATAGCAAGACGCTTAAAATTGAAGCTCTAACAATGATGGATATGACTTCTAAACAGATTCTTCCTGCTGTTTCCGCCTATACAGACAGCATCAGCCTTTCTGCTATGCACAAAAAAGCGGTTAACAGCGCACTTAAATGCAAAATGGAAAGCTCCCTGTTGGAAAAACTATCCGATCTGACTGACAAAGCTTATGAAGAGCTGTCTGCTTTGAGTGACGCCGTTAAAAAAGCAGATACCAAAAAGACAAATAAAGCTTGTTCGGATGCTTACTGCAAAGAGGTTCTGCCTGCTATGACATCTTTACGTGAGAGTGTTGACAAATTGGAAACCCTTACTTCGAAAAAATACTGGCCATTCCCAACTTACAGCGACCTGCTGTTCTACCCAGACTGA
- a CDS encoding Glutamine amidotransferase, class-II produces MEKEGQVRIPAGCAISGIFCKDGRRISGGKMIDSIALMHDRSNGLGGGFAGYGIYPENKDSYAFHVFYDSQKAKEECEHFLDHHFDLVNLSKIPIRRHPRITNEPLIWRYFVNPLPTRLKESQLDEREYVMRCVMRINTQIPGAYVFSSGKNMGVFKAVGYPEDVGEFYRLEEYSGYCWTAHGRYPTNTPGWWGGAHPFALLDYSIVHNGEISSYDANRRYIEMYGYKCNLLTDTEVITYIIDYLNRRQGLTMQEVASVIAAPFWGTIEHRPEPERSQLAYLRNTFASLLITGPFSILVGFSGGLMALNDRLKLRSLVAAEKDETVYIASEESAIRKIQPDLDRIWAPRGGEPLIFHLNEGVEC; encoded by the coding sequence ATGGAAAAAGAAGGTCAGGTGAGGATCCCGGCCGGTTGTGCGATTTCTGGAATCTTTTGTAAAGATGGGCGTAGAATCAGCGGAGGAAAGATGATTGATTCGATTGCTTTAATGCATGACCGGAGCAATGGATTAGGCGGTGGATTTGCGGGGTATGGAATTTATCCGGAAAATAAGGATAGTTACGCATTCCACGTGTTTTATGACAGTCAAAAGGCCAAAGAAGAATGTGAGCACTTTTTAGACCATCACTTTGATTTGGTAAACTTGTCAAAAATTCCGATTCGACGTCATCCAAGAATTACGAATGAGCCACTGATCTGGCGGTATTTTGTAAATCCTCTGCCAACTCGTTTAAAGGAAAGCCAGTTGGATGAACGTGAATATGTAATGCGCTGTGTCATGCGGATTAATACCCAGATCCCCGGCGCATATGTCTTTTCTTCCGGGAAAAATATGGGCGTTTTCAAAGCGGTTGGATATCCGGAAGACGTAGGCGAGTTTTATCGTTTAGAGGAGTATTCCGGATATTGCTGGACGGCACACGGACGTTATCCGACCAACACCCCTGGCTGGTGGGGAGGAGCACATCCGTTTGCACTGCTCGACTACAGTATTGTACATAATGGGGAAATTTCTTCCTACGATGCAAATCGTCGCTATATTGAAATGTATGGTTATAAATGTAATCTTCTCACCGATACAGAGGTTATTACCTACATCATTGATTACCTTAATCGCAGACAGGGACTTACGATGCAGGAAGTTGCCAGTGTGATTGCAGCACCGTTCTGGGGAACCATCGAACATCGGCCGGAGCCTGAGAGAAGTCAGCTCGCTTATTTGCGTAACACTTTTGCAAGCCTTTTGATCACCGGACCTTTTTCAATCCTTGTAGGCTTTTCCGGAGGCCTGATGGCGCTCAATGATCGGTTAAAGCTGCGGTCGCTTGTAGCGGCAGAAAAAGATGAGACCGTCTATATTGCCAGTGAGGAAAGTGCAATTCGCAAGATTCAACCAGATCTTGATCGGATTTGGGCGCCCCGCGGTGGTGAACCGCTGATTTTTCATTTAAATGAGGGGGTAGAGTGCTGA
- the gltB gene encoding Archaeal glutamate synthase [NADPH], protein MNVNYELPAYEIVRNEARCIGCRLCEEQCANEVHSFDQEHHLMMSDEMKCVNCQRCVAVCPTRALKIVKNNASFKENHNWSQRAMTEIYRQAESGGMLLSGMGTPNDYPNYWDKLLINASQVTNPSIDPLREPMETRTYLGKKASKIVRNKNGSICTETTPQLKLNMPILFGAMSYGAISYNAHEALAKAAQKLGTFYNTGEGGLHEDLYQYGANTIVQVASARFGVHPDYLKAGAAIEIKMGQGAKPGIGGHLTGSKIVEEVSRTRMIPMGTDAISPAPHHDIYSIEDLRQLVYSLKEATEYKKPIIVKIAAVHNVAAIASGIARSGADIIAIDGFRAGTGAAPTRIRDNVGIPIELALAAVDRRLREEGIRGNISLIVSGSIHSSADVVKAIALGADAVYIATAALLAMGCHLCRTCQIGKCNWGIATQRPDLVKRLNPDEASRRLVNLVNGWNHELMEMMGGMGINSVEALRGNRLMLRGIGLNEKELEILGVKHAGE, encoded by the coding sequence ATGAATGTCAATTATGAGCTTCCAGCTTATGAAATTGTGCGAAATGAAGCGCGCTGTATTGGATGCCGTCTTTGCGAGGAGCAATGTGCGAATGAAGTGCATTCTTTTGATCAAGAACATCATTTGATGATGAGCGATGAAATGAAATGTGTTAACTGCCAGAGATGCGTAGCAGTTTGTCCGACGAGAGCCCTGAAAATTGTCAAAAACAATGCGTCATTTAAAGAAAATCATAACTGGTCCCAGAGGGCGATGACGGAGATCTATCGTCAGGCCGAAAGTGGCGGTATGCTGCTTTCCGGAATGGGGACCCCAAATGATTATCCAAATTATTGGGATAAGCTGCTCATTAATGCTTCTCAGGTAACAAATCCTTCGATTGATCCACTCAGAGAGCCGATGGAAACGCGTACCTATTTGGGGAAAAAAGCATCGAAAATTGTTCGCAATAAAAATGGTTCTATCTGCACGGAGACCACTCCGCAGCTAAAATTAAACATGCCGATCCTTTTTGGTGCCATGAGTTACGGCGCAATCAGCTATAATGCGCATGAGGCGCTGGCAAAGGCTGCACAGAAGCTCGGTACCTTCTATAATACAGGAGAAGGCGGACTTCATGAAGACCTTTATCAGTATGGTGCCAATACAATTGTCCAGGTCGCATCTGCACGGTTTGGAGTTCATCCGGATTATTTAAAAGCTGGCGCGGCGATTGAAATTAAAATGGGGCAGGGCGCAAAACCTGGAATTGGCGGACATCTGACCGGCAGCAAAATTGTAGAAGAAGTTTCCCGTACCAGAATGATTCCGATGGGAACCGATGCGATTTCTCCAGCTCCACATCACGATATTTATTCGATTGAGGATTTGCGGCAGCTAGTTTATTCTTTAAAAGAAGCGACCGAATATAAAAAACCGATTATTGTAAAGATTGCGGCAGTACATAATGTTGCGGCAATCGCCAGCGGAATTGCAAGAAGCGGCGCTGACATTATTGCAATCGATGGTTTTCGTGCCGGAACCGGTGCGGCGCCTACCAGAATTCGCGATAATGTGGGGATCCCAATTGAACTTGCGCTTGCGGCAGTTGATCGCCGTTTAAGGGAGGAAGGAATCCGCGGCAACATTTCTCTGATCGTTTCCGGGTCTATTCACAGTTCTGCAGATGTTGTGAAAGCCATTGCTCTTGGAGCGGATGCTGTTTATATTGCAACAGCAGCACTTTTGGCGATGGGCTGTCACCTCTGCCGTACTTGTCAGATCGGCAAATGCAACTGGGGGATTGCAACCCAGCGGCCGGACTTGGTAAAACGTCTGAATCCGGATGAAGCCAGCAGACGGCTTGTAAATCTCGTAAACGGTTGGAATCATGAACTCATGGAAATGATGGGCGGCATGGGGATTAATTCTGTAGAAGCACTTCGCGGCAATCGATTGATGCTTCGAGGAATCGGTCTTAATGAAAAGGAACTGGAAATCTTGGGCGTTAAGCATGCCGGCGAATAA
- a CDS encoding Glutamate synthase, with protein sequence MMKLEAKQMHFRTLNELIRSAADTDVEVNHCLGQRYVGVGLSAKHVVLHGTPGNALAAYLNGATIVVDGNAQDATGDTMNDGEVVIHGSAGDATGYAMRGGKIFVEGSIGYRAGIHMKAYQDKIPKLVVGGCAGSFLGEYQAGGVIVVLGIHNPYHYPLVGRFCGTGMHGGKMFLRMDELPFDLPPQVCSKKANEQDLKEVKPLLEEYCKLFKADFKEILDANFYVLTPNTANPYKALYTQNN encoded by the coding sequence TTGATGAAGTTAGAAGCAAAACAAATGCATTTTCGGACACTGAATGAATTGATTCGTTCTGCGGCGGATACCGATGTAGAGGTTAATCATTGTTTGGGACAGCGTTATGTTGGAGTGGGGCTTTCTGCAAAGCATGTGGTGCTTCACGGGACGCCCGGAAATGCACTGGCAGCTTACTTAAATGGTGCGACGATCGTGGTGGATGGCAATGCACAGGATGCTACCGGGGATACGATGAATGATGGCGAAGTTGTGATTCATGGCAGCGCCGGAGATGCTACCGGTTATGCTATGCGCGGAGGAAAGATTTTTGTGGAAGGCAGCATCGGTTACCGTGCCGGCATTCATATGAAAGCATATCAGGATAAAATTCCAAAGCTGGTGGTTGGCGGCTGCGCAGGGAGCTTTCTTGGAGAGTATCAGGCTGGCGGTGTGATTGTGGTCCTTGGAATCCATAATCCATACCATTATCCATTAGTTGGCAGGTTCTGCGGAACCGGCATGCATGGAGGGAAAATGTTTCTTCGTATGGATGAGCTTCCCTTTGATCTGCCCCCGCAGGTGTGCAGCAAAAAGGCTAATGAGCAGGATCTAAAAGAGGTAAAGCCCCTTTTGGAGGAATACTGTAAATTATTTAAGGCGGATTTCAAAGAAATTTTGGATGCAAATTTCTATGTTTTAACGCCCAATACTGCAAACCCTTATAAAGCGCTTTATACACAAAATAATTAA